The following is a genomic window from Fusibacter sp. A1.
TGATGATACCAGTTACGTGTGGAGCTCTAAGTCCAGAACCGCCACGTTGGTATAAAGGAACGACAACCGCGTCTTCTTCCACTAAGATTCTTTCTGTTTCTTGTAACAAAGTCCAACGAGCTGCAAGATCTGTAGTCAAGTCGCCAGTTTTTGTTCTAGCGATGTTCTCGTCGTAAGTTGCGCTTGAGTATCCAGCAGAGTTATGACCGCCACCTGTGACGAACATGTCAAGGAAAGTCATCGGGTCTGGATAGTCAGGGCCCCAACCGGCGAATTCAAATTCGAATTTACCTTGGTCAGAAAGCTCTAATTTGTTTTTGAATGGTTGTTGGTTAAGTACTACTGTCAAACCTTCAAGGTTATCTTGTAATTGACCTTGGATAAATTCAGAAATCTTCTTAGAACCTTCAGAGTCATAAGTTAAGAATTCTACTGTTACCGTGTCGAATCCAAGTTCTTCTTTAGCTGCCGCCCAGTATTCTTTAGAAGCTTCAGGATTGAATCCCAACCATCCGTCTGGATGAGCCGCTCTAAAGTCATTACCGTCTTCGTCAGTAGCAAGACCTTCTGGTACGAAGAAGTTTACAGGTAGTGAACCGTTACCTAGGATCACGTCTGTAACGTACTCTTTGTCAAAACCAGTTGCGAACGCTTTACGGGCATTCACGGATTTCATAAGTTCTTTTGCTGTAATTTCTACAGGCTCTTTGTTTGCATCTTCTTCTACTACTGGAGCTTCATTTTCTGTTTCTGAAGCTGCAGGAGCTGGTTCTTCTTTCGCGCCGCAAGCAGTCATACCAAAGACCATTACGAATACGAGTAGTAAAGCTAAAAGCTTTTTCATGTGGTAATTCCTCCCTATTATTTTTTTTGTACCTTACCGAAGTACAATTACGATTATACATGTCGTTTTTGTAAAATGTAAGGGTAATCTTTACGAAATGTTAATGCGAATGACGCCAAATCGTAATATATGACGATTGATGTTACATAAAAGAAATATTTCGATTTCTGAAACATTGTTCTGTAGCTCCTGAAATATATCGATTGTCGGGGATTTCAAAATCGTCATCCATCCAATTACCGGTTACATAATCACACCTCGCTTGCAAAAGTTACAGAGTCGTTACTTTTATATTGTTACCATAACCTTTACTTTTTGCCTGAGTGATGAATCAAAAAAAACCACCCGTTTACACGAGTGGTTTTGACTAGCTTGATTGATTGTTATTCTGCCATACCTTCGTTGTTGATGTTGAAGATCAGGTAGTAAAGTGAAGTACCGTTTGTCACTACGAAGTGTGGGTGATCGATGTATTGCTCAACGAACTCACCCGAAAGACCGCAACGGTCAACTTCGCCGGTTTCATAAAGGTTTACGCCAGCTGCAACGTCCTTGATGATTCTGAAAGTGATATCGTCGACTTTAACATCAGCAGCACCGTAATATGCCGGGTTTTTAGACATCGCATAGCCGTAACCCAGATCCCATTGAGATAGAACGAAAGCGCCGTTGTAAAGCGTAGTTTCGATAGAAGTACCGAATGCATCGCCTTGTTCAGTGACAAATGCTTCGTTTACAGGGTAGAAGTTACAGAATGTCATAAGTTTTAAGAAGAATGGTACAGGTAGTTCAAGTGTTACTTGTAACGTTCTGTCGTCAAGTGCCACAACACCAAGCTCAGATGTCGGCATTTCGCCAGCCATTACCGCAGCATAGTTTTTAAGTTGAGCGGTTTCCACCATGAATTGGTATTGAGAACCAGTTGCTGGGTCTGCAAGTCTTCTCCATGAGTAAACGAAATCGTCAGCTGTAACTTTTTCGCCGTTTGACCAAACTGAATCGTCTCTTAAGTTGAATGTGTAGACAAGACCGTCGTCAGACATTGTCCAGTCAGAAGCCACACCTGGTTCAACTACGTCGTTTTCACCAAGCATCACAAGACCTTCAAGTACGTTTGCCATCATTTCGAATGATACAGAGTTAGTCGCTTTGTTTGTGTCCATTGATGGGATATCAGAAGAAGCAAGCAGTCTGATGACTTTTTTGCCGTCTGTATCAAGCGTAGTTTCTGCATATTTGTAAGTGAAGTCGCCACCGAATGCGTGTCTAACGATACCTGTCACGTGTGGAGCTCTAAGTCCAGAACCGCCACGTTGGAATAAAGGTACTACAACAGCATCTTCTTCAACAAGAATTCTTTCTGTTTCTTGTAGTAGAGTCCAGCGAGCTGCAAGATCAGAAGTCAAGTCGCCAGTTTTTGTTCTAGCGATATTGTCGTCGTAAGTCTCGCTTGTGTAACCTGCTGTGTTATGACCGCCACCTGAAACAAACATGTCAAGGAAAGTCATCGGGTCTGGATAGTCAGGACCCCAACCGGCATATTCAAATTCGAATTGACCTTGGTCGGCAAGTTCCAGCTTATTTTTGAAAGGCTGTTGGTTAAGAGTAACTGTCAAGCCTTCAAGTGTTTCTTGCATTTGACCTTGAATGAATTCAGAGATCTTTTTAGAGCTGTCTCCGTCATAAGTCAAGAACTCGATTGTAACTTTGTCAAATCCAAGTTCTTCTTTAGCCGCTGCCCAGTATGCCTTAGAAGCTTCCTTATCAAAAGCCAACCATCCATCTGGATATACTTCTCTAAAGTCTTCACCGTTCTCATCTGTAGCAAGACCTTTTGGTACGAAGAAGTTAACTGGTTGCGAACCGTTACCTAGGATACTTTCTGTGATATACGTTTTGTCGAATGAAGTAGCAAGTGCTTTACGAGCATTTACGTTTTTCATAAGCTCTTTTGCAGTAATCTCTACAGGATCTGCCTTCTTCTGATCGTCAGTAGCTACTTGCTCTTGATCGTCTGTACCTGCGACATCCGTGTTTTCTTCTGTGGTAGTTTTACCACATGCCGCTAACGCGAACACCATCACAAATACTAACAGTAGTGCCATTAGTTTTTTCATTGTTAAAATCCTCCCTAAATTTTCTTGTGGACCTCTTGACCACTCTCGTATTATAGCGAAAGCTTTTTAGGATTTAGTATCATTATTGTTACTTTTTGTAAAAAACACCGCATGATCACTACCGCCAGCACTCTGGTTTTCAAAAGCGATTATCTGCATTTGACTTAGCTAGGCACTGGAACAGCTCGTCCAGCATAAATAACGGTTTATTCTTATGTTACCTTACAAAATTGTAAACATTTGTTTTATAAAAGGATGCACTGAGTGCATCCTCTTCTTTTGCCTATTCCTCATCCATTCCATCATTGTTGATGTTGAAAATCAGGTAAAACAGGCTTACATCGCTGTCGACAACAAAGTGGGGATGGTCGATATACTGCTCGACAAACTCTCCCGAGAGCCCGGCCCTATCGACTTCGCCGGTATCATAAAGATTGACTCCGGCCGCGGTATCCTTGATGATTCTGTAAGTCACACCATCGATATTTACATCTTGCGCGCTGTGGTAGCTGTCATTCTTCACAAATCCGTAACCGTATCCGATTTCCCAATCGTTCAATTGGAAGGGACCGTTGTATAAGGTGGTTTCCACCGATGTTCCAAAAGCGTCTCCCACTTCTGTCACAAATGCTTCGCTGACAGGGTAAAAGTTAGGGAAAGTCATCAGCTTGATAAAGAAAGGTACTGGAATTTCAAGCGTGGCCTGGAGCGTATAGTCATCAAGCGCGACTACGCCAAGCTCTGTTACAGGAAGCTCACCCTTCATCACAGCCGCGTAGTTCTTAAGTTGAGCGGTTTCTATCATCGACTGGTATTGTGATGCGGTAGCCGGATCTGCAAGTCTTCTCCACGAGTAGACAAAATCGTTTGCAGTGACTTTATCGCCATTCGACCATAGTGAATCTTCGCGCAGCTTGAAGGTGTATACCAGTCCGTCTTCCGATATTTCATAACTTGTAGCGACACCGAGCTCTGGAACGTCGTTTTCACCGAGCATCACTAGGCCTTCAAGTACGTTGGCCATGACTTCAAACGACACGGCATCCGTCGCTTTGTTCGTATCCATCGTTGGTATGTCCGAAGTATCCAGTAGTCTGATAATCTTCTTACCGTCCGACTCAAGTGTGGTTTGGGCGTATTTGTAGCTGAAGTCGCCACCAAAGGCATGGCTGATCACACCAGTCACATGAGGAGCCTGAAGACTTGAAGTCCCTCTTTGGAAGATAGGTACGACGACCGCATCCTCTTCCACTAAAATCCGTTCGGCCTCTTGAAGCGTTTCCCAACGTTCAGCAGGCTTGCCCGCAAGATCGCCGACCTTGCTACTGAGGACGTAGTCGTCAAATACTTGACTGCTATAGCCCGCTGTATTGTGGCCTGATCCTGTCAGGAAAAGATCCAAAAATGTCATGGGATCTGGATAGTCGGGTCCCCAACCCGCGTATTCGAACTCAAACTCACCGGCATCGGACAGCTCCAGCTTGTTCTTAAAAGGTTGCTGGTTAAGAACTACAGACAGACCTTCAAGGTTTTCATTGAGTTGTCCTTGTATGAATTCAGATATTTTTTTTGACATTTCGGTATCATAGGTGAGGAATTCAATTTCGACCTGATCGAATCCAAGCTCGTCTTTTGCGGTCTGCCAATAAGCCGCCGCCAGATCCGGATCATGCTTTAGGAACCCATCGGGATACTTCGCCCTAAAATCGACCCCGTCCTCATCTGTGGCTAGGCTTTTCGGTACAAAATAATCGGCCGCAGTTGAACCGTTGTTAAGAATCACATCAGCGATATAGGTCTTGTCAAAAGCAAGGGCGATCGCTTTTCGCGCGTTCACGTTTTTCATCAGTTCCTTCGCTGTGATCGTTTTGACCTGTTTTACATCATCCTCGTCACCGGCATCCTTACCGTCATCGCCGATCACTACAGGTGTTTCATTCCCTGCATCTGAACTTGGGTTTTGGCATGCCGTCAGCGTGAGTGCCATCAGCATGACTACCGCTAGAAAAACCGCCGTCAATTTTTTCATTTCGCATCCTCCTTAAAATCCTCTTATGTAGCAACAATAGGGAGGCACTACGACGCCATCACGCATCGTTTGTGCCTATTGAAGAAAGGCTTTGGTATGCCCTCCTTCAATGTAACTACATACTATCAGAATTTTCTGAAAATACAGTTTCAGCTTTGTCACCCTTATTGAATAATTGTAACAATTAGGCTCCTATCAGCTTTAAGAGTGTCTTTGAGAGAACAACGTCAAAATTATTTTAAAGGCTCAACCTTATGTAAATGGCTTTTTACAAAAGTTTACAAGTCTTGTAACTGTTTTTGACAAATTGTAATATTTATAAAAGTTACAGGGCTGTCACTCAAAAATAAAAAAAAGCCATTCGCATATGCGAATGGCTTGGTTTATTGCTTATTCAGCTTTACCTTCGTTACCGATGTTGAAAATCAGGTAGAACATAGTTGTATCGCTAGTGTTCACAAAGTGTGGGTGATCGATGAACTGTTCAACGAACTCTCCAGAAAGACCGCAACGGTCCACTTCGCCTGTTTCAAATAGGTTTACGCCAGCAGCGGCATCTTTGATTTGACGGAAAGTAACGCCATCAACTTTTACAGCATCTGCATTCCAGTAAGTTGGGTTTTTAGCAAATGAGTAACCGTAACCTAGTTCCCATGACTCAAGTACAAATGCGCCATTGTAAAGTGTTGACTCGATAGAAGTACCGAATGCCTCACCTTGCTCTGTAGCAAATGCTTCGTTTACTGGGTAGAAGTTAGGGAATGTAACTAGTTTTAAGAAGAACGGAACCGGAAGCTCAAGTTGTACTTCTAATGTGTTGGCATCTAAAGCTACAACACCAAGCTCAGTTGTTGGAAGTTCTCCAGCAATTACAGCTTTGTAGTTTTTGATTTGTGCAGTTTCGATCATGAAGTTGTATTGTGAAGCAGTTGCAGGATCTGCAAGTCTTCTCCATGAGTACACGAAGTCTTCAGCAGTTACAGGTTGACCGTTAGACCAAACCGCGCCTTCTCTTAAGTTGAACGTGTAAACAAGACCATCTTCAGAAACAGTCCAGTCTTTAGCAACACCAGCTTCAACAGTATCGTTTTCGCCAAGCATTACAAGACCTTCAAGCACGTTGCCCATTACTTCAAATGAAACCGAGTTAGTAGCTTTGTTTGTATCCATTGTTGGGATATCAGAGCTTGAAAGTAATCTGATTACTTTTTTACCGTCTGTCTCAAGTGTAGTTTCAGCAGTTTTGTAAGTGTAATCTCCACCGAATGCGTGTGGTACGATTCCAGTTACATATGGTTGACGAAGTGCAGCGCCACCTTTTTGGTAAAGAGGAACAAGAACTGTATCTTCTTCTAAAAGAATTCTTTCAGCTTCTTGTAGAGCTTCCCAACGAGCAGCTAAGTCAGAAGTCAAATCGCCAGTTTTTGTTCTTGAAATGATTTCATCGTATGCAGCGCTTGAGTAACCAGCAGAGTTGTGGCCACCACCTGTAACCCACATGTCAAGGAAAGTCATTGCATCTGGATAGTCAGGACCCCAGCCAGCGAATTCAAGTTCGAATTTACCTTCGTCAGCTAGAACAAGTTTGTTTTTGAATGGTTGTTGGTTAAGTACAACTGTCAAACCTTCAAGGTTTGTTTGTAATTGACCTTGTACGAATTCAGAGATCTTTTTTGAACTCTCAGAATCGAATGTAAGGAACTCGATTGAAGCGTCAGTGAAACCAAGTTCTTCTTTAGCAAGAGCCCAGTGTTCTTTCGCTTTTTCGATATCCATTTTGTTAAAGCCTTCTGGATATGCAGCTCTAAAGTCGTCGCCAGCTTCATTAGTAGCTAAACCGACTGGTACGAAGTAATCCGCAGCAACTGAACCGTTACCAAGGATAACATCTGTAACATACGTTTTGTCGAACGCCATAGCGATCGCTTTACGTGCGTTAACGTTTTTCATAAGTTCTTTAGCTGAGATTTCAACTTTTTCAGCTGGTGTAGTAGCTTCTGTTGTAGTTTCGCCTTCAGTGCCTGTAGCTGCTTCTTCTTTAGCGCCACATGCAGTCATAGCGAATACCATGACAAAAACTAATAAAAGTGCCATTAATTTTTTCATCAATAAAATCCTCCTAGATTAATTGTCTGTGGCCATCACACCACAAGATTGATTATACGGATTCTTCAGATAATTGTTGTTAACATAAAGCAATACGAATTACATAAAAGCATTAATTTACCCCTGTCAAGCATATTCCCTTGTAACAAATGCAAAAGAGAAGACTTTGTAAAATACGCTCGAGTCGCCAATTATGCGAGTTTATGAAATATACCTGAATTATCAGAACTATTTCGCGTGCTAAAAATTTGTTAACAATTTAACCGGTGACAACGTTGTCATTTATCTGGTGCACAGGACAATCGATCCGGTATTCTAATTCTTGCAATTTTTTTTACAGCGTGATACACTAAATTATCAAATGAAAAAGAAATCGAGAGGTATTTTTGTGAGTGTAGTGATTTTAAACTAGGAACTTCATATCGTTTTACGTGCATGTAGTCTTTTTTTGTTGTACGTAAAATTCCTGTTTAGAACACAATCGCTTGCTAAGATAATGTAGCCGTGGGTGCGTCCGCGGTATTTTTATACCTTTTTTTGGCATATGTTACTTTAGAGTAGA
Proteins encoded in this region:
- a CDS encoding ABC transporter substrate-binding protein, whose protein sequence is MKKLMALLLVFVMVFALAACGKTTTEENTDVAGTDDQEQVATDDQKKADPVEITAKELMKNVNARKALATSFDKTYITESILGNGSQPVNFFVPKGLATDENGEDFREVYPDGWLAFDKEASKAYWAAAKEELGFDKVTIEFLTYDGDSSKKISEFIQGQMQETLEGLTVTLNQQPFKNKLELADQGQFEFEYAGWGPDYPDPMTFLDMFVSGGGHNTAGYTSETYDDNIARTKTGDLTSDLAARWTLLQETERILVEEDAVVVPLFQRGGSGLRAPHVTGIVRHAFGGDFTYKYAETTLDTDGKKVIRLLASSDIPSMDTNKATNSVSFEMMANVLEGLVMLGENDVVEPGVASDWTMSDDGLVYTFNLRDDSVWSNGEKVTADDFVYSWRRLADPATGSQYQFMVETAQLKNYAAVMAGEMPTSELGVVALDDRTLQVTLELPVPFFLKLMTFCNFYPVNEAFVTEQGDAFGTSIETTLYNGAFVLSQWDLGYGYAMSKNPAYYGAADVKVDDITFRIIKDVAAGVNLYETGEVDRCGLSGEFVEQYIDHPHFVVTNGTSLYYLIFNINNEGMAE
- a CDS encoding ABC transporter substrate-binding protein: MKKLTAVFLAVVMLMALTLTACQNPSSDAGNETPVVIGDDGKDAGDEDDVKQVKTITAKELMKNVNARKAIALAFDKTYIADVILNNGSTAADYFVPKSLATDEDGVDFRAKYPDGFLKHDPDLAAAYWQTAKDELGFDQVEIEFLTYDTEMSKKISEFIQGQLNENLEGLSVVLNQQPFKNKLELSDAGEFEFEYAGWGPDYPDPMTFLDLFLTGSGHNTAGYSSQVFDDYVLSSKVGDLAGKPAERWETLQEAERILVEEDAVVVPIFQRGTSSLQAPHVTGVISHAFGGDFSYKYAQTTLESDGKKIIRLLDTSDIPTMDTNKATDAVSFEVMANVLEGLVMLGENDVPELGVATSYEISEDGLVYTFKLREDSLWSNGDKVTANDFVYSWRRLADPATASQYQSMIETAQLKNYAAVMKGELPVTELGVVALDDYTLQATLEIPVPFFIKLMTFPNFYPVSEAFVTEVGDAFGTSVETTLYNGPFQLNDWEIGYGYGFVKNDSYHSAQDVNIDGVTYRIIKDTAAGVNLYDTGEVDRAGLSGEFVEQYIDHPHFVVDSDVSLFYLIFNINNDGMDEE
- a CDS encoding ABC transporter substrate-binding protein; translation: MKKLMALLLVFVMVFAMTACGAKEEAATGTEGETTTEATTPAEKVEISAKELMKNVNARKAIAMAFDKTYVTDVILGNGSVAADYFVPVGLATNEAGDDFRAAYPEGFNKMDIEKAKEHWALAKEELGFTDASIEFLTFDSESSKKISEFVQGQLQTNLEGLTVVLNQQPFKNKLVLADEGKFELEFAGWGPDYPDAMTFLDMWVTGGGHNSAGYSSAAYDEIISRTKTGDLTSDLAARWEALQEAERILLEEDTVLVPLYQKGGAALRQPYVTGIVPHAFGGDYTYKTAETTLETDGKKVIRLLSSSDIPTMDTNKATNSVSFEVMGNVLEGLVMLGENDTVEAGVAKDWTVSEDGLVYTFNLREGAVWSNGQPVTAEDFVYSWRRLADPATASQYNFMIETAQIKNYKAVIAGELPTTELGVVALDANTLEVQLELPVPFFLKLVTFPNFYPVNEAFATEQGEAFGTSIESTLYNGAFVLESWELGYGYSFAKNPTYWNADAVKVDGVTFRQIKDAAAGVNLFETGEVDRCGLSGEFVEQFIDHPHFVNTSDTTMFYLIFNIGNEGKAE